The following DNA comes from Ricinus communis isolate WT05 ecotype wild-type chromosome 10, ASM1957865v1, whole genome shotgun sequence.
AACACTGATCTGGCTCCCCAAATTATAGATCTAGTTATGAACTTATTTTCAGAACTGatgttttcatttttccttaaaaGCAACTAgtcttttgaattttgatacACAAATGGAACTTCTGTTACTTATCCATTTCTACCATTGCAGCCAGTGGGGACACGATTTTCGCCCAGATTATAGAGGATTAGGATGTCTTAAGCAGAATTTTCGAGATGTTCCACTGGTAGCTTTGACTGCAACAGCAACCCATTCGGTTCGTGAGGTAATCAGTTTGCAAGATGCCACCCTTATCTCTGAGTACCTTCTTAGAAGAAAGAATGTTTTTCTCATTatctgaaaaaaatttatttgcagGACATATTAAAAGCTTTAAGAATTCCGAATGCTCTTGTACTTGAGACCAGCTTTGATAGACCCAATTTAAAGTATGAAGTGATTGGAAAGACGAAGGAATCGCTAAAGCAGGTTGGACAGCTTCTGAAGGATCGTTTCAAAAATCAATGTGGAATAGTATACTGCCTTTCAAAAAATGAATGCATTGAggtttcaaattttttgaacGACAAATGTAAGATTAAGACAGTATATTATCATGCTGGTCTGGCAACTCGCCAAAGAGTTGAAGTTCAGAGGAAATGGCATATGGGGGAAGCCCACATTGTATGTGCAACTATTGCATTTGGGATGggaatagataaaccagatgTTGTAAGTTCAGTTTAACATTTTTACTTTGATTTCTTAAATTCTTCTATACTAATTTTGTAATTCGGCTATGGTCTTTGCAATTTAACCACTCTACAAGATGCAGTCTGTTGCAACAGTCCAAGATTTTGTTTATAGCAATAGCACACTTCTTCCTTCAGCTTGCTGATATGATTATttgttatcttttaaattGTGTTTCGTCTGCGGTGTAGCagactttcttttcttccgtTTTAAATTTCTGTTTACTGCATATTACAaagttttaaaagttatatttttcatacacTCAGCGCTTTGTCATCCACAATACATTGTCCAAATCAATTGAAAGCTACTATCAAGAATCTGGAAGGGCTGGAAGAGATAATCTCCCTGCTGCATGCATTGCTCTATACCAGAAGAAAGACTTCAGCCGGGTTGTATGTATGTTACGAAGTGGACAAGGATATAAAAGGGAAAGCTTTAAGACAGCAATGGCTCAAGCTCAGAAAATGCAACAGTACTGCGAACTCAAGGCAAGCATGCTCGCATTACCAactagttattatttttatggacCATGTAAAACATCTATCCTACTTATTTCAGAAAATCTTTAGTCGAAAATTGCTTTATCTTCTTGTCTGTCTGAATTTCCAGGCTGAATGCCGAAGACAAGCCTTACTCGAACACTTTGGTGAGTCTTTTGATCCAAAAGACTGTAAATACGGTTCTAATCCATGTGATAATTGTCTCAAGAGTTCCGTATAAGTACATGCATGTTTATGTTTGTAGCTGATAGAATGTCCCATTTCAATAATGTATGTGGCcacattcttcttcttttgagagaacaaccacATGCGTTGGCACCATGACATCTTGCTTGGTGAATTCTTTTAGCATAGATGACGCTTTCGAAAGATGAAAATGCATATCTTGCGTTTCACCCGCATCTCAATCAAAAGAGGGACCAAAGCCTTATACGGTCGTTATCAGTTAAAGGTACTTCAGACCAAACTCATTGCTTGATTTTGGACTTTCTTGCAACATTTGCAGCAGTTGTAACTATTGCACATTTGTTTCTGTGCGGGTGCATGTGATGGAGGGTTTAAGAGTGGGGTTGGGGTTGGAGGCAAGAGGCAAGAGGCATAGCTGAAAACATAACCTTGTGCCACAGACCGCTTTCctgtatataaattatatctgCACGAATTAGTAATTTGATTGGGTGGCTCTTGAAAGTTTCGTCAATGAGCTATCGATGATCATtatagtgtttttttttttctgaggGCCTAGGCCAAATGGCTCTTTCTTACTCATCTGAACTGGACATTTGGATAAGATTTTAtacagtttttctttttgaaactCCTAGTGGTACAAGGATAAGTTGTGtgaagaaatattaaaaaaatggttaatacatttaaaaatgatagctaaatattttaaactaattGTCTACTCGCACattatataattcttattattttaattataaataatagttaaatttataaataagatttaatgGAATTTTTAAAGCTGTTGTATGTTGTAATAGCTACCAacaatttttagaaaatgatGATAAAACACTTTGGTAAAACACAGTAGACATGTTTTGAATTTATAGAGTTTTATTCGTTAGAAAGCACTTGATAAGTTTTCAATTCCAACAATTATGCTAATCGATAGCTATGCCAAAAACACCCATATAATTGGCTTGGCTGTTCTTAATCCATAGAACATACTGCAGCATGTTAAACATTTGATCTTAGGCAAAATCTAATTATCACTTGTACCAACCATTCTTATTTGCTGTTGCTGGTTAATTAGCCAACAAATAAAATCTAAGATCTAAGATCTTCAAATAACTAGTGGAAGACTTTCAAGGAATATTTTGGCAGAGCACATGCAACTACCATTGCATTTTGGTTTCAGATTacatttatatcattttttttttcttgggtGTGTTTAATCAGATTGTGACATATTAACAACCCaacatcatatatatatatatatatatgatttctttttcttatatgtGAGCCTTTACTTCCATCCAAATCTTTCTTTATCACTCACTCCCtgtaaagtatataaaaacaaaccatttttcttttacttgagAGTTGTATAAAGGCTCATAGCAATTTCCTCTCCTAAATCTAAGGTGTGATTTTTTTGGTGGTTTGTGCTTTCTCGTAAAAATTAATGACTATTCCTtgatttgatgatgatgcagAATCTTAACAAAAGAGATagcaatatttatttattttttgctcaagttttatttatgataatacttctctaaattaataaactttgatacttaataaatttttaatattgactgCATTTTATAGACATACCTTAGATTTTTActatctaataattaataaatattaaaggaATTACATTTTATCAGGAAGCATGTGTCCCAATATTTGGTAATATACAaacaataaacatataatagtAAAACAATATAATGAGAACTTTCTAATTATCTATAAGTATACAGTGAAATTctatatacataaaatattttcttagtaattgttctataaattaataatttatattaattaataaattaatatgaaacgACATTCAAGCTGCTGAAGATAAACTTTTTCAATCTTGTTGATTACTTGGTAACTAATAACTGAAAAAGCACCACCTTCCAAGAGAAAATCTCAAAGACATGTCACCAACACCAATCCTTTTAATTTCCAATtgataagaaagaaaaagaaaccttTTGATTTCCAAGAGTGCCAATGGAATGGACCTTCCAAAACTTCTTACTAAGATGACTTCAAATGAAAGTTGTTTTAGTTGCCCTAATTTAAAGTGAGATACatgtttaatttgaaatgtatatttattgtCGGActaaatttacatatatattagtCCAAATgaatattatctttaaatcatctcaatgttaaattaaatttgctTTAGGTGTAAAGTTCATCATATTGTATTTTAAGCGCAAATTGtaccaaatattttttttctttattattttaaaatgacaactaaaaatttaaattttacccgctcgagaaagaaaaaatttatttgtgcATTAAATTCTTATTACGATTAATAATGTATGTAGCCTAGATCACatgatatgtatatatactgaatttttttaaaaaatttattttttagttaaattaaaaattcataaattttataaaatttatcatttagaaattttaaaaaagaagatacaaagcgaattttttataaaactgataattttaataattgaagaattatattaaattttattcattatattAATACCTTTAAAAATCCATTAATCTAACATAACcaataaataagaaagaaggaataaatttataaaaatgaaaatttataacacataaattttaagaattccATTCCAAATTTGAAGATTTGAACCCTTAACAGGGGAACCAATCACACCAATCTCAAAATCCATAAGAGAAGAGACCACGTGGCATGACGTGAAAAGTACACTGAAATAAGTTGGACgtggaaaaaaaaagaaaaaagggccTTTACAGACATACAAACATACATACAGTGGCACAGTGGGCAGTGGaggaaaatttacaaatttcaCAGGTGAGGATGCCATAACTCAGGTCCCTGTGGCACTGGAGTCTGAGCCTCTCTCAGGCCTTAAAATCTTTGCGGTGTCTCATCTTCTCCAATATTTAATGCTCTCACCACAAACAtccatttttctcttcttctcttcaTTACTGACACATTTTACTGTTTCAGAGCTGCCTTAATCCTTTTACTGCAATTTTTTTTGGACCATTAGCggccattttttattttattttatttagtttttattcttttggcccttttgagttcttttttggcatttttcttttgaaccCTAATGTCATATCTTACACATTCCTCAGCTCtcctcttcttttcctttatctGTTGCTTGTGAAAGttccaaaaattaaaaacccaTTAAACAGATAGTTTAATACTTGAAGCTAAAGAATGGGGCTTTGTTTATTATGTGGATGCTGAGTGAGTGACtgatgagatttatttatatggttttaaaatttttgtctTTTGGTCATTTAAAGATTACCCATTTGCTGTAAATTGTTTTTCTGGACACTCCCATTATGCTTTCTGGGTCTAAACAGATGGGATTTCTTTGATTCTCTTTTTGTacgaaagaaaaaagaacaagcTTTTTGTGGTCTTCTACATTTTGAAGGATTTCAGGTAAGCTTCTGAGATtcaaggttttttttttcttaatgtttttccttctttttcttttttaatatatatatttaacttgtgTCTTTTCTCCTTGGTGGTTCAATTTGAAAAATTGCCCTtttcaggaaaaaaaaaaatcgttTCTGTGCCTCCACAATTCTTGAGATTTGGTTAATactggaattgaattatttgatttaCCGAGCTGAATGTTCAATGTAGGTAATATTAGGCATGGTTGTGATTTAGAACTTTCATCTTAATTGCTTTTTCAGATTTGGACtagtttgaaattttcaaACTTTGTTTGactctaattttataagaCTGTACAGATGATTAAGATTAGATTATAGGTGAGATATTGGatatttatgctttttttttttttttaaaacctCATTCTACTTTTTTTGAATATCTTTCCGTGCTTATGATTTGAGTAGTATAACCTGGCTTTTGTGAGATGTTTTACTTGACATTTTGGTAGTTTTGGTTTTGTAGATGAGATAATGGAGGGTGAGAGAAAGCGTTCAAAGGGAAGCTTTTTTCACTTGTTTGATTGGAATGGAAAGTCTCGTAAGAAGCTGTTCCTGAACAACTCTGAATTACCTGGTACAATGGTTttcttctagattttgaaAATGCACATATTACTCTATAATTTGTATGACTTATACATTaagcaaaattttaaatggGTATAGTTGCAATTCTTGTAATTCGAAAAGCAGAATTAGCGCAAGGACAAGAAAATGTTGAAAGTATAGCCAGATCACAACATCATGCGGTGAGAGTTTCCACTCTGTTGTAATATTATTCTCTATTAAGTTAAATATCGGGTAATCTTTTAACCTTAATAAATGGTAAACTTTTTGCTATATATCCAGTTAGAGGTGGATGATAGAAGAGTAAATTCAAGTAACAAGGCTAGTAGTGACTTTAGTTGTACTTCATCAGTAACTAGTGATGAAGGATATGGAAGTAGAGCACCTGGGGTGGTCGCTAGACTTATGGGCTTGGATTCTTTGCCAACATCAAATGCTGCTGAGTCATCTTCTACTCCATTACTTAATGCCTCCTCGCTTAGGGTTTCTCAATATGATAGGAGTACCCCTAATTTATGGAGTGAGTATAAGCCCATGGAGTATCTTAATATTTCCAGTAACCTGGAGGGATATTCTCGGAATTCCTTGGAATCAAGGTCACAAAAGGTGCAAAACCGGCCAATTGAGAGATTTCAAACTGAGATGTTGCCTCCAAAATCAGCTAAATCAATTGCACTTACCCACCATAAGCTGTTGTCTCCAATCAAAAATCCTGGATTTATCCCAACAAAGAATGCAACTTACATAATGGAGGCAGCTGCGAAGATAATTGAGGCAAGTCCTAAGGCAACTGTAAATGGTAAAATGCCATCAATTGGGTCCACCTCAGTTCCCTTAAGGATTCGGGATTTGAAACGGAAAATGGAAGCAGCACATACAGCATCTAGGCCTCAGAGATCAAATGACTTTTTTGCTGCCAAGAATACTAAAGGACAGCTTTGTGACAGGAGTGCAAGAGGATCAGAAGGCATTTCCTCATGCAAGATTTCTACTTTTTCTGAAAAAGACACTTCTGAAAGTGTAagaaataagggaaaattagTGTCACCTTCAGTACAAGTGAGGTCCAATGTTCAAAGAAGAGAGGGAGTAACATCAAGAAATAGCAACATTAAGAAGCAGAAGGAGCAGAAGGAGATTAGATCTAACCAGTCTCCTAAGAGCCAGTCTAGTAGCCAAAAGACCAAGAAAACTTCTGAAAACAGGACTACTAATGTGCTTAGGCAGAACAACCAGAAGCAAAATTCTTCATCTGGTAAAGAGAGTACAAATTTGaagaattctttttctaaCCAGGCAGGCAAAAGAGTGCAAACCATGAGTAGCTCTGTTGGGCAAAGTAGGACGACAAATAAAGTGGTCTTAAAGCCTGAAACGTCCAGAAAGATGCACTTAGTGGTGACAGATACTGAAAAGGAGAAACCAAATAACATCTCTTTGAAGAAGAGGCCTGTCAATGGTGAGCCTCAAATTGGGAGAGGTGTTTCTGATAATGAATCACTTAATAGAGTTGAGAGGTCCATAAAATGCAACCTGGCAGTAGATGGATGCAT
Coding sequences within:
- the LOC8269803 gene encoding uncharacterized protein LOC8269803 isoform X1; the encoded protein is MFNVDEIMEGERKRSKGSFFHLFDWNGKSRKKLFLNNSELPVAILVIRKAELAQGQENVESIARSQHHALEVDDRRVNSSNKASSDFSCTSSVTSDEGYGSRAPGVVARLMGLDSLPTSNAAESSSTPLLNASSLRVSQYDRSTPNLWSEYKPMEYLNISSNLEGYSRNSLESRSQKVQNRPIERFQTEMLPPKSAKSIALTHHKLLSPIKNPGFIPTKNATYIMEAAAKIIEASPKATVNGKMPSIGSTSVPLRIRDLKRKMEAAHTASRPQRSNDFFAAKNTKGQLCDRSARGSEGISSCKISTFSEKDTSESVRNKGKLVSPSVQVRSNVQRREGVTSRNSNIKKQKEQKEIRSNQSPKSQSSSQKTKKTSENRTTNVLRQNNQKQNSSSGKESTNLKNSFSNQAGKRVQTMSSSVGQSRTTNKVVLKPETSRKMHLVVTDTEKEKPNNISLKKRPVNGEPQIGRGVSDNESLNRVERSIKCNLAVDGCMNTAVDNRKNGMDVVSFTFTSPVKKATPDPQPSVMEKSKSSVIDLFGSNGHPYFNKSTSFPGLNIIGGDALGVLLEQKLRELANKVESSQSNTNRDEKCASSTSILQNSMSICHVISTIPAAQDRRSQLIENDKSDYLDEFDCFTVEDSRLNENLKWQGSKEIEEYSSSSNFSEAEKDRCQHLSPVSILEPSFGSGSCSNTNVESDDVLNGFFTNESLEVEGETELSDSASSISTVEVGRKHIAKMFTKPQFKESSEWELDYVRDVLDNAELMLKEFRLDIPRVINPLLFHQLEDQENGRKINEEMSKLERKVLFDCVSECIELMCGQTFVGSYKSWAKTGTLFQRKGWLAEELYKEILGWKCMGSLMVDELVDKDMSSGYGRWLNFNIEAFEQGIEIEKDILTCLVDELVSDLFIL
- the LOC8269803 gene encoding uncharacterized protein LOC8269803 isoform X3; the protein is MFNVDEIMEGERKRSKGSFFHLFDWNGKSRKKLFLNNSELPAELAQGQENVESIARSQHHALEVDDRRVNSSNKASSDFSCTSSVTSDEGYGSRAPGVVARLMGLDSLPTSNAAESSSTPLLNASSLRVSQYDRSTPNLWSEYKPMEYLNISSNLEGYSRNSLESRSQKVQNRPIERFQTEMLPPKSAKSIALTHHKLLSPIKNPGFIPTKNATYIMEAAAKIIEASPKATVNGKMPSIGSTSVPLRIRDLKRKMEAAHTASRPQRSNDFFAAKNTKGQLCDRSARGSEGISSCKISTFSEKDTSESVRNKGKLVSPSVQVRSNVQRREGVTSRNSNIKKQKEQKEIRSNQSPKSQSSSQKTKKTSENRTTNVLRQNNQKQNSSSGKESTNLKNSFSNQAGKRVQTMSSSVGQSRTTNKVVLKPETSRKMHLVVTDTEKEKPNNISLKKRPVNGEPQIGRGVSDNESLNRVERSIKCNLAVDGCMNTAVDNRKNGMDVVSFTFTSPVKKATPDPQPSVMEKSKSSVIDLFGSNGHPYFNKSTSFPGLNIIGGDALGVLLEQKLRELANKVESSQSNTNRDEKCASSTSILQNSMSICHVISTIPAAQDRRSQLIENDKSDYLDEFDCFTVEDSRLNENLKWQGSKEIEEYSSSSNFSEAEKDRCQHLSPVSILEPSFGSGSCSNTNVESDDVLNGFFTNESLEVEGETELSDSASSISTVEVGRKHIAKMFTKPQFKESSEWELDYVRDVLDNAELMLKEFRLDIPRVINPLLFHQLEDQENGRKINEEMSKLERKVLFDCVSECIELMCGQTFVGSYKSWAKTGTLFQRKGWLAEELYKEILGWKCMGSLMVDELVDKDMSSGYGRWLNFNIEAFEQGIEIEKDILTCLVDELVSDLFIL
- the LOC8269803 gene encoding uncharacterized protein LOC8269803 isoform X4, which translates into the protein MFNVDEIMEGERKRSKGSFFHLFDWNGKSRKKLFLNNSELPELAQGQENVESIARSQHHALEVDDRRVNSSNKASSDFSCTSSVTSDEGYGSRAPGVVARLMGLDSLPTSNAAESSSTPLLNASSLRVSQYDRSTPNLWSEYKPMEYLNISSNLEGYSRNSLESRSQKVQNRPIERFQTEMLPPKSAKSIALTHHKLLSPIKNPGFIPTKNATYIMEAAAKIIEASPKATVNGKMPSIGSTSVPLRIRDLKRKMEAAHTASRPQRSNDFFAAKNTKGQLCDRSARGSEGISSCKISTFSEKDTSESVRNKGKLVSPSVQVRSNVQRREGVTSRNSNIKKQKEQKEIRSNQSPKSQSSSQKTKKTSENRTTNVLRQNNQKQNSSSGKESTNLKNSFSNQAGKRVQTMSSSVGQSRTTNKVVLKPETSRKMHLVVTDTEKEKPNNISLKKRPVNGEPQIGRGVSDNESLNRVERSIKCNLAVDGCMNTAVDNRKNGMDVVSFTFTSPVKKATPDPQPSVMEKSKSSVIDLFGSNGHPYFNKSTSFPGLNIIGGDALGVLLEQKLRELANKVESSQSNTNRDEKCASSTSILQNSMSICHVISTIPAAQDRRSQLIENDKSDYLDEFDCFTVEDSRLNENLKWQGSKEIEEYSSSSNFSEAEKDRCQHLSPVSILEPSFGSGSCSNTNVESDDVLNGFFTNESLEVEGETELSDSASSISTVEVGRKHIAKMFTKPQFKESSEWELDYVRDVLDNAELMLKEFRLDIPRVINPLLFHQLEDQENGRKINEEMSKLERKVLFDCVSECIELMCGQTFVGSYKSWAKTGTLFQRKGWLAEELYKEILGWKCMGSLMVDELVDKDMSSGYGRWLNFNIEAFEQGIEIEKDILTCLVDELVSDLFIL
- the LOC8269803 gene encoding uncharacterized protein LOC8269803 isoform X5, which encodes MEGERKRSKGSFFHLFDWNGKSRKKLFLNNSELPAELAQGQENVESIARSQHHALEVDDRRVNSSNKASSDFSCTSSVTSDEGYGSRAPGVVARLMGLDSLPTSNAAESSSTPLLNASSLRVSQYDRSTPNLWSEYKPMEYLNISSNLEGYSRNSLESRSQKVQNRPIERFQTEMLPPKSAKSIALTHHKLLSPIKNPGFIPTKNATYIMEAAAKIIEASPKATVNGKMPSIGSTSVPLRIRDLKRKMEAAHTASRPQRSNDFFAAKNTKGQLCDRSARGSEGISSCKISTFSEKDTSESVRNKGKLVSPSVQVRSNVQRREGVTSRNSNIKKQKEQKEIRSNQSPKSQSSSQKTKKTSENRTTNVLRQNNQKQNSSSGKESTNLKNSFSNQAGKRVQTMSSSVGQSRTTNKVVLKPETSRKMHLVVTDTEKEKPNNISLKKRPVNGEPQIGRGVSDNESLNRVERSIKCNLAVDGCMNTAVDNRKNGMDVVSFTFTSPVKKATPDPQPSVMEKSKSSVIDLFGSNGHPYFNKSTSFPGLNIIGGDALGVLLEQKLRELANKVESSQSNTNRDEKCASSTSILQNSMSICHVISTIPAAQDRRSQLIENDKSDYLDEFDCFTVEDSRLNENLKWQGSKEIEEYSSSSNFSEAEKDRCQHLSPVSILEPSFGSGSCSNTNVESDDVLNGFFTNESLEVEGETELSDSASSISTVEVGRKHIAKMFTKPQFKESSEWELDYVRDVLDNAELMLKEFRLDIPRVINPLLFHQLEDQENGRKINEEMSKLERKVLFDCVSECIELMCGQTFVGSYKSWAKTGTLFQRKGWLAEELYKEILGWKCMGSLMVDELVDKDMSSGYGRWLNFNIEAFEQGIEIEKDILTCLVDELVSDLFIL
- the LOC8269803 gene encoding uncharacterized protein LOC8269803 isoform X2 translates to MEGERKRSKGSFFHLFDWNGKSRKKLFLNNSELPVAILVIRKAELAQGQENVESIARSQHHALEVDDRRVNSSNKASSDFSCTSSVTSDEGYGSRAPGVVARLMGLDSLPTSNAAESSSTPLLNASSLRVSQYDRSTPNLWSEYKPMEYLNISSNLEGYSRNSLESRSQKVQNRPIERFQTEMLPPKSAKSIALTHHKLLSPIKNPGFIPTKNATYIMEAAAKIIEASPKATVNGKMPSIGSTSVPLRIRDLKRKMEAAHTASRPQRSNDFFAAKNTKGQLCDRSARGSEGISSCKISTFSEKDTSESVRNKGKLVSPSVQVRSNVQRREGVTSRNSNIKKQKEQKEIRSNQSPKSQSSSQKTKKTSENRTTNVLRQNNQKQNSSSGKESTNLKNSFSNQAGKRVQTMSSSVGQSRTTNKVVLKPETSRKMHLVVTDTEKEKPNNISLKKRPVNGEPQIGRGVSDNESLNRVERSIKCNLAVDGCMNTAVDNRKNGMDVVSFTFTSPVKKATPDPQPSVMEKSKSSVIDLFGSNGHPYFNKSTSFPGLNIIGGDALGVLLEQKLRELANKVESSQSNTNRDEKCASSTSILQNSMSICHVISTIPAAQDRRSQLIENDKSDYLDEFDCFTVEDSRLNENLKWQGSKEIEEYSSSSNFSEAEKDRCQHLSPVSILEPSFGSGSCSNTNVESDDVLNGFFTNESLEVEGETELSDSASSISTVEVGRKHIAKMFTKPQFKESSEWELDYVRDVLDNAELMLKEFRLDIPRVINPLLFHQLEDQENGRKINEEMSKLERKVLFDCVSECIELMCGQTFVGSYKSWAKTGTLFQRKGWLAEELYKEILGWKCMGSLMVDELVDKDMSSGYGRWLNFNIEAFEQGIEIEKDILTCLVDELVSDLFIL
- the LOC8269803 gene encoding uncharacterized protein LOC8269803 isoform X6; translation: MEGERKRSKGSFFHLFDWNGKSRKKLFLNNSELPELAQGQENVESIARSQHHALEVDDRRVNSSNKASSDFSCTSSVTSDEGYGSRAPGVVARLMGLDSLPTSNAAESSSTPLLNASSLRVSQYDRSTPNLWSEYKPMEYLNISSNLEGYSRNSLESRSQKVQNRPIERFQTEMLPPKSAKSIALTHHKLLSPIKNPGFIPTKNATYIMEAAAKIIEASPKATVNGKMPSIGSTSVPLRIRDLKRKMEAAHTASRPQRSNDFFAAKNTKGQLCDRSARGSEGISSCKISTFSEKDTSESVRNKGKLVSPSVQVRSNVQRREGVTSRNSNIKKQKEQKEIRSNQSPKSQSSSQKTKKTSENRTTNVLRQNNQKQNSSSGKESTNLKNSFSNQAGKRVQTMSSSVGQSRTTNKVVLKPETSRKMHLVVTDTEKEKPNNISLKKRPVNGEPQIGRGVSDNESLNRVERSIKCNLAVDGCMNTAVDNRKNGMDVVSFTFTSPVKKATPDPQPSVMEKSKSSVIDLFGSNGHPYFNKSTSFPGLNIIGGDALGVLLEQKLRELANKVESSQSNTNRDEKCASSTSILQNSMSICHVISTIPAAQDRRSQLIENDKSDYLDEFDCFTVEDSRLNENLKWQGSKEIEEYSSSSNFSEAEKDRCQHLSPVSILEPSFGSGSCSNTNVESDDVLNGFFTNESLEVEGETELSDSASSISTVEVGRKHIAKMFTKPQFKESSEWELDYVRDVLDNAELMLKEFRLDIPRVINPLLFHQLEDQENGRKINEEMSKLERKVLFDCVSECIELMCGQTFVGSYKSWAKTGTLFQRKGWLAEELYKEILGWKCMGSLMVDELVDKDMSSGYGRWLNFNIEAFEQGIEIEKDILTCLVDELVSDLFIL